Proteins encoded within one genomic window of Polaribacter sp. NJDZ03:
- a CDS encoding enoyl-CoA hydratase/isomerase family protein — MKQIRLEIENKVGYIVINKPKANSYDLDFMTSLSEIIDEANRNNNVKIIAIKSELEKFFCAGADVKVFQQNSVAENKKMVIQANLVAYKISKSPKIVVALLDGHTLGGGLELALACDIRLASDGQYLIGLPEINLGLMPGNGGTQRLIRIVNQSKALEILISGEPIIAKQAFDIGLVNQLYAKENFKEQSKSYLEKLAKGPLLAMIAIKESVHKGIELSLEEGLKLETQLADGLYDTPDAQEGLKAFVEKRKAIFN, encoded by the coding sequence ATGAAACAAATTAGACTAGAAATAGAAAACAAAGTTGGCTATATCGTTATTAACAAACCAAAAGCCAACAGTTACGACCTTGATTTTATGACCTCTTTATCAGAAATTATTGATGAAGCAAATCGTAATAACAATGTAAAAATAATAGCCATAAAAAGCGAATTAGAAAAGTTCTTTTGTGCAGGAGCAGATGTAAAGGTTTTTCAACAAAATTCTGTTGCTGAAAACAAAAAGATGGTTATACAAGCCAACTTGGTAGCCTACAAAATTTCTAAAAGCCCTAAAATAGTAGTTGCTTTATTAGATGGTCATACTTTAGGTGGTGGTTTAGAACTGGCATTAGCTTGCGATATTCGTTTGGCAAGTGATGGTCAATATTTAATAGGGTTACCAGAAATCAATTTAGGATTGATGCCAGGAAATGGTGGAACTCAAAGATTAATCAGAATTGTAAACCAAAGTAAAGCTTTAGAAATTTTAATTTCAGGAGAACCAATCATAGCAAAACAAGCTTTTGATATTGGATTGGTAAATCAATTATATGCTAAAGAAAATTTTAAAGAGCAATCTAAATCTTATTTAGAAAAATTAGCAAAAGGACCATTATTGGCAATGATAGCCATTAAAGAATCTGTTCATAAAGGAATAGAGCTCTCTCTTGAAGAAGGATTAAAATTAGAGACACAATTAGCAGATGGATTGTATGATACTCCAGATGCACAAGAAGGATTAAAAGCCTTCGTAGAAAAAAGAAAAGCAATCTTTAACTAA
- a CDS encoding CaiB/BaiF CoA-transferase family protein — MKPLEDILVIDLSQFLSAPSATLRLADLGARVIKVERPKTGDISRQLHVSNLKMNNESPLFIAVNRNKESFEADLKNEVDKQRVLKLIAKADVLVHNFRPGVVERLGFDYETIKKINPKIVYGNISGYGDEGPWKSKPGQDLLVQSLSGLTWLNGNDGSGPTPVGIAIADILSGSHLVQGILAALIKKGKTGIGTKISVSMLESIIDFQFESITTFYHDGGEPTVRPKSNSAHAYLGAPYGVYKTQNGYFALAMGSIPFIGELIGCNELAEYPEPASWFTKRDEIKTILANKLNTNTTEHWLSILEPADIWCANVMDWETLFNQDGFKSLDMIQNVRMGDGYEYKTTRCPIKIDGEYFTSTLGSPSLGEHTDKISQEFLA; from the coding sequence ATGAAACCATTAGAAGATATATTAGTTATAGATTTAAGTCAGTTTTTATCTGCACCTTCTGCTACTTTACGTTTAGCAGATTTGGGAGCAAGAGTTATTAAAGTAGAGCGCCCTAAAACTGGAGACATTAGTCGTCAATTACATGTTTCTAATCTAAAGATGAATAATGAATCTCCTTTATTTATAGCTGTTAATAGAAATAAAGAAAGTTTTGAAGCAGATTTAAAAAACGAAGTAGATAAACAACGTGTTTTAAAATTGATTGCAAAAGCAGATGTTTTAGTTCATAATTTTAGACCTGGTGTTGTAGAACGTTTGGGTTTTGATTATGAAACTATTAAAAAAATAAATCCAAAAATTGTTTATGGAAATATTTCAGGTTATGGAGATGAAGGTCCTTGGAAATCTAAACCCGGACAAGATTTACTTGTGCAATCATTATCTGGTTTAACCTGGTTAAATGGGAATGATGGAAGTGGCCCTACACCTGTAGGAATTGCTATTGCAGATATTTTATCTGGCTCTCATTTAGTACAAGGTATTTTGGCTGCTTTAATTAAAAAAGGCAAAACAGGTATCGGTACAAAAATTTCTGTAAGCATGTTAGAATCTATTATAGATTTTCAATTTGAATCTATTACCACGTTTTATCATGATGGAGGAGAACCAACTGTTCGTCCAAAGAGTAATAGTGCACATGCTTATTTAGGCGCTCCTTATGGTGTTTATAAAACACAAAACGGCTATTTCGCTTTAGCAATGGGCTCTATTCCTTTTATTGGAGAATTAATTGGTTGCAATGAATTAGCCGAGTATCCAGAACCAGCAAGTTGGTTTACAAAACGTGATGAAATAAAAACGATTTTAGCCAACAAATTAAACACCAATACTACAGAACATTGGCTTTCAATTTTAGAGCCAGCAGACATTTGGTGTGCTAATGTTATGGATTGGGAAACACTTTTTAATCAAGATGGATTTAAATCTTTAGACATGATTCAGAATGTAAGAATGGGTGATGGATATGAGTATAAGACAACAAGGTGTCCAATAAAGATTGATGGTGAGTATTTTACATCAACCCTAGGATCTCCAAGTTTAGGTGAACATACAGATAAAATATCTCAAGAATTTTTAGCCTAA
- a CDS encoding ABC transporter substrate-binding protein, whose protein sequence is MKQLKGITWNHSRGFTSIVAAAQRFTELNPDVEIVWEKRSLQAFADEPINELAKRYDFLIIDHPWTGFAARTEVILPLNKFLSDEYLKDLAVNTVGKSHESYSIKGKQWALAIDAATPVAASRPDLFEKLNLKFPETFDDLIELSKTGMVAIPGIPQDTLMSFYMICSTLGEDVCTSDKEVISEKTGIKALQILRALGKNIKKENYDWNPIKVYEAMTLTDDYIYSPFAYGYTNYSREGYARKHLKFHDMVAIDNQKLITTLGGTGLAISANTEHQEIAGKFVEYVGSEATQKGVFFDNGGQPGHRQAWLDKRANDLTDNFFKDTLPALDRAFLRPRYHGHMYFQDRAGAPIREYMMNGGDEQQLLKDLNELYLKSLKE, encoded by the coding sequence ATGAAACAATTAAAAGGAATAACTTGGAATCACAGTAGAGGATTTACATCAATTGTAGCCGCTGCCCAACGTTTTACAGAATTAAACCCAGATGTTGAAATCGTTTGGGAGAAAAGATCATTGCAAGCATTTGCAGATGAACCAATTAATGAATTAGCAAAACGCTACGATTTTTTAATTATTGACCATCCTTGGACTGGCTTTGCTGCTAGAACAGAAGTAATTTTACCATTAAATAAATTTTTATCAGATGAATACTTAAAAGACCTAGCAGTAAACACTGTTGGTAAATCTCATGAAAGTTATTCTATAAAAGGAAAACAATGGGCTTTAGCTATTGATGCTGCTACACCTGTTGCAGCGAGCAGACCAGATTTGTTCGAGAAATTAAATTTAAAATTCCCAGAAACTTTTGATGATTTAATAGAATTGTCAAAAACAGGAATGGTTGCAATTCCAGGAATCCCACAAGATACTTTAATGAGTTTCTATATGATTTGCTCTACACTTGGTGAAGATGTTTGTACTTCTGATAAAGAAGTTATTTCAGAAAAAACTGGAATAAAAGCACTTCAAATATTAAGAGCTCTTGGTAAAAATATCAAAAAGGAAAATTATGATTGGAATCCTATTAAAGTATATGAAGCAATGACTTTAACGGACGATTATATTTATAGTCCTTTCGCTTATGGTTACACCAATTATTCTCGTGAAGGCTATGCTAGAAAGCATTTAAAGTTTCATGATATGGTTGCAATTGATAATCAAAAATTAATAACAACTTTAGGAGGTACTGGATTAGCTATTTCTGCAAATACTGAGCATCAAGAAATTGCTGGTAAATTTGTAGAATATGTAGGTTCAGAAGCAACTCAAAAAGGTGTGTTTTTTGATAACGGAGGTCAACCAGGACATAGACAAGCTTGGTTAGATAAGCGTGCAAATGATTTAACAGATAATTTCTTTAAAGATACTTTACCAGCGTTAGATAGAGCTTTTTTACGCCCAAGATATCATGGTCATATGTATTTTCAAGATAGAGCTGGTGCGCCAATTAGAGAGTATATGATGAATGGAGGAGATGAACAACAGCTATTAAAAGATTTAAATGAGTTGTATTTAAAATCATTAAAAGAATAA
- the aldA gene encoding aldehyde dehydrogenase, protein METTVYRCYINGEWIEKSSGEKIDVENPANGEVFAEIYSSSLDEVQQALEAADKAQFAWQMLPTQERANYLYKIAEKLEERKEHFAKLLVMEQGKTLVEARYEVDDTIRYMTYSAEAGRRIQGAIFPSDQPNEQLTIHKVPYGVTVGLMAFNYPLALIGRKIGPALITGNTMVIKPSELTPITASEFCKIIDEVGLPKGVISMVVGHGHTVGAALVENPITRLISMTGSTRAGQAIYKGASQNVAGLVLELGGKAPFIVLEDADIDKAVEAAAISRYANCGQVCICNEMVFVDEKIADEFTEKLIKRVQKITVGNPMTDVNMGPSLSAAALKRIDEVVQKNIAQGAELVLGGKRPEGKEFEKGNWYEPTILTNVKPGDATVQEEMFGPVLPIVKIKGFEHAKELLNKRDDSLSAYLYTENHKLIMRSIQEFEIGTIFINKQIVGYIQGHHSGHKKAGIGGEDGVYGIEQYLQKRTIYMSYE, encoded by the coding sequence ATGGAAACAACAGTATACAGATGTTACATTAACGGAGAGTGGATTGAAAAAAGTTCAGGAGAAAAGATTGATGTAGAAAACCCAGCAAATGGAGAAGTATTTGCTGAAATTTACTCGAGTAGTTTAGACGAAGTACAACAAGCATTAGAAGCTGCTGATAAAGCGCAATTTGCTTGGCAAATGTTACCAACTCAAGAGCGTGCAAATTATTTGTATAAAATTGCAGAGAAGTTAGAAGAAAGAAAAGAGCATTTTGCCAAGTTACTGGTAATGGAACAAGGAAAAACTCTTGTAGAAGCTCGTTACGAAGTTGATGATACTATAAGATATATGACGTATTCTGCTGAAGCAGGAAGACGTATACAAGGTGCTATTTTTCCTTCAGACCAACCTAACGAACAACTTACTATACACAAAGTTCCTTATGGAGTTACGGTAGGTTTAATGGCTTTTAATTATCCTTTGGCTTTAATTGGACGTAAAATTGGTCCTGCTTTAATTACAGGAAATACAATGGTTATAAAACCATCAGAATTAACACCAATAACTGCATCTGAATTTTGTAAAATAATTGATGAAGTTGGCTTACCAAAAGGAGTTATTAGTATGGTTGTTGGTCATGGACATACTGTTGGTGCTGCATTAGTAGAAAATCCAATTACGAGGTTAATTTCTATGACTGGAAGCACAAGAGCAGGACAAGCTATTTACAAAGGTGCTTCGCAAAACGTGGCAGGATTAGTATTAGAATTAGGTGGAAAAGCGCCTTTTATAGTTTTAGAAGATGCTGATATTGACAAAGCTGTTGAAGCTGCTGCTATATCTCGTTATGCAAATTGCGGACAAGTATGTATTTGTAATGAAATGGTTTTTGTTGATGAAAAAATTGCAGACGAGTTTACAGAAAAATTAATAAAAAGAGTTCAAAAAATTACAGTAGGTAACCCAATGACAGATGTAAACATGGGACCAAGTTTAAGCGCTGCTGCCTTAAAAAGAATCGATGAAGTTGTTCAAAAAAACATAGCACAAGGAGCAGAATTAGTTTTAGGTGGTAAAAGACCAGAAGGTAAAGAATTTGAAAAAGGAAATTGGTATGAACCAACCATTTTAACAAATGTAAAACCAGGTGATGCAACCGTGCAAGAAGAAATGTTTGGACCGGTTTTACCAATTGTTAAAATTAAAGGTTTTGAACACGCTAAAGAATTATTAAATAAACGAGATGATAGTTTATCTGCTTATTTATATACAGAAAATCATAAATTAATAATGCGATCTATTCAAGAGTTTGAAATAGGAACCATTTTTATTAACAAACAAATTGTAGGCTACATTCAAGGGCATCATTCTGGTCATAAAAAAGCTGGTATTGGTGGTGAAGATGGAGTTTACGGTATCGAACAGTATTTACAGAAACGAACAATTTACATGAGTTACGAATAA
- a CDS encoding CaiB/BaiF CoA-transferase family protein: MKLPLEGILVLEFSQFMAGPSAGLRLADLGARVIKIERPGSGEAGRGIALKNLFLDGSSLVFHTVNRNKESYTANLKDADDLDRVKKLIEQADVMTHNFRPGVMEKIGLDYKTVQNINSKLVYASVTGYGTEGEWVKKPGQDLLIQAMSGFAKLTGDKDDNPTPVGAAVSDLITGTHLAHGILSSLLKRIKTNKGALVEVSLLESTLDLQFEVITGYLSDNNQKPNRAKQGNAHAYLGAPYGVYQTKDGYLSLAMGSLTNLANILNISQLASYSDPNSWYEKRDEIMDVLRAFLIEKNTQDWLDILEPKGIWCSDVFDYKKLLNHEAYDVLKMDQKLPLISGEEIHTTRCPIRLNDERLFNKKAAPRVGQNTEAIIKEFNL; encoded by the coding sequence ATGAAATTACCTTTAGAAGGCATTTTGGTATTAGAATTCTCTCAATTTATGGCTGGACCATCTGCAGGATTAAGATTAGCTGATTTAGGTGCAAGAGTTATCAAAATTGAAAGACCTGGTTCTGGTGAAGCAGGAAGAGGTATTGCTTTAAAAAACTTATTTTTAGATGGCAGTAGTTTGGTATTTCATACCGTAAATAGAAATAAAGAATCTTATACTGCCAATTTAAAAGATGCAGATGATTTAGATCGTGTTAAAAAATTAATAGAACAAGCTGATGTTATGACACATAATTTCCGTCCAGGAGTTATGGAGAAAATTGGCTTAGATTATAAAACGGTTCAGAATATAAACTCAAAATTAGTGTATGCATCTGTTACTGGTTATGGTACAGAAGGTGAATGGGTTAAAAAACCAGGTCAAGATTTATTAATTCAGGCGATGTCTGGTTTTGCAAAGTTAACAGGAGATAAAGATGATAATCCAACTCCTGTTGGTGCTGCTGTTTCCGATTTAATTACGGGAACACATTTGGCTCATGGAATTTTATCAAGTCTTTTAAAACGTATCAAAACGAATAAAGGGGCTTTGGTTGAAGTGAGTTTATTAGAATCTACACTAGACCTTCAATTTGAAGTTATTACCGGCTATTTAAGTGATAATAATCAAAAACCAAATAGAGCTAAACAAGGAAATGCACATGCATATTTAGGCGCTCCTTATGGCGTTTATCAAACAAAAGATGGTTATTTATCTTTAGCAATGGGCTCTTTAACAAATTTAGCTAACATTCTTAACATTTCACAATTAGCATCTTATTCTGACCCCAATTCTTGGTATGAAAAACGAGATGAAATAATGGATGTTCTTCGTGCTTTTTTAATCGAAAAAAACACACAAGATTGGTTAGATATTTTAGAACCTAAAGGAATTTGGTGTTCTGATGTTTTTGATTATAAAAAATTATTGAACCATGAAGCATATGATGTTTTAAAAATGGATCAAAAATTACCATTAATTTCTGGCGAAGAAATACACACAACACGCTGCCCAATAAGATTAAATGATGAAAGGCTTTTTAATAAAAAAGCAGCACCAAGAGTTGGACAAAATACAGAAGCAATTATTAAAGAATTTAATCTATAA